From a region of the Oceanispirochaeta sp. genome:
- a CDS encoding amidohydrolase, with translation MFKEDLKNKVVEAINTSAEEIIHIGDQIYKHPELGYKEFKTTKTVVDYLKNLDLEVEENIALTGCRSYLNKGHKGPRIALMGELDAIVVKDHPDSDAEGVVHACGHNIQIAGLLGAVAGLVRSGVLSQLDGQVDILAVPSEEFIELEYRDQLRSEEKIKFFGGKQELISRGYFDDIDMSLMFHSLDLEDKEALVGPTSNGFIGKKVQFTGRESHAGSAPELGVNALNAAMLAIMNIHAQRETFLDSDRVRVHPIITKGGDIVNVIPSDVRMEAYVRARTIDAMIDANHKVSRALLAGASAVGANIEITDIPGYLPILKHDGMDDLFHENLKLLGCEGKIVEGGDFSGSFDFGDVSHLMPTLHPMIGGVRGSIHTKDFAIIDKNLAYILPAKAMALTIIDLLYDGAEIAKSILDNFTPTLEKATYLSLMEENMNTLIVTNMTS, from the coding sequence ATGTTTAAAGAAGATTTAAAGAACAAAGTAGTTGAAGCTATAAATACCAGCGCTGAAGAAATCATCCATATCGGTGATCAGATATATAAACATCCTGAACTGGGTTATAAAGAATTTAAAACCACCAAGACTGTTGTCGATTATCTGAAAAATCTGGATCTGGAAGTTGAAGAAAATATAGCTCTTACAGGATGCCGTTCCTATTTGAATAAGGGGCATAAAGGACCAAGAATTGCGCTGATGGGAGAACTGGATGCTATTGTTGTCAAAGATCATCCGGATTCTGATGCCGAAGGCGTTGTTCATGCCTGCGGGCATAACATTCAGATTGCCGGTCTCCTTGGAGCTGTAGCCGGTCTGGTACGTTCCGGTGTTCTTTCTCAACTGGATGGGCAGGTTGATATCCTCGCAGTTCCTTCGGAAGAGTTTATCGAACTTGAATACAGAGATCAGTTACGATCTGAAGAAAAAATCAAGTTTTTCGGTGGAAAGCAGGAGCTGATTTCCCGAGGATATTTTGATGATATTGATATGAGCCTGATGTTTCATTCCCTGGATTTAGAGGATAAAGAAGCCCTCGTCGGGCCCACCAGTAATGGTTTCATCGGAAAAAAAGTGCAATTCACAGGACGGGAATCCCATGCCGGTTCCGCTCCGGAACTGGGAGTTAACGCCCTGAATGCGGCCATGCTGGCCATTATGAATATTCATGCTCAGAGAGAAACCTTTTTAGATTCAGATAGAGTCAGAGTTCATCCCATTATTACCAAGGGCGGTGATATTGTTAATGTAATTCCTTCAGATGTCAGAATGGAAGCCTATGTTAGAGCCAGGACTATTGACGCAATGATTGATGCCAACCATAAAGTGAGCAGGGCATTATTGGCTGGTGCCTCAGCTGTCGGTGCCAATATTGAAATTACAGATATTCCCGGTTATCTGCCTATCCTAAAACACGATGGAATGGATGATCTTTTTCATGAAAATCTCAAACTCCTGGGCTGTGAAGGTAAAATTGTTGAGGGCGGTGACTTTTCGGGATCATTTGACTTTGGAGATGTTTCCCATCTGATGCCAACACTTCACCCCATGATCGGGGGAGTTCGGGGATCTATTCATACAAAGGATTTTGCTATTATTGATAAGAATCTAGCATATATTCTGCCGGCCAAAGCAATGGCATTAACCATTATTGATCTCTTATATGACGGAGCGGAAATAGCAAAATCTATTCTGGATAATTTTACACCGACTTTGGAAAAGGCTACATATCTATCACTCATGGAAGAGAACATGAATACCCTAATTGTTACGAATATGACTTCATAA
- a CDS encoding SDR family oxidoreductase, with protein sequence MEIKNKVVVVTGGGNGMGRELVLNLLSRGAIVAAVDIKELALAETRQLAGDLQGSLSTYILDITDKEAVKNFPWQIISKQGRVDMLINNAGIIQPFQRVADLDDSTIEHVMDVNFYGALYMTRAFLPLLLMRSEASIVNVSSMGGFLPVPGQSIYGAAKAAVKIMTEGLRSELKHTNVKVSVVFPGAINTNIKAHSGAVEGGEDGREDGSPRDDRSNRANKTLSPVQAVQIIIKGIKKNSPRIFVGRDSRFLDLIYRLNPGFASNLIAGFMKSHIPE encoded by the coding sequence ATGGAAATTAAGAATAAAGTAGTCGTTGTTACCGGAGGCGGTAATGGAATGGGCAGAGAATTGGTCCTCAATCTTCTCAGCCGGGGTGCCATCGTGGCAGCCGTGGATATTAAGGAGCTGGCATTGGCTGAAACAAGACAGCTGGCGGGAGATCTGCAGGGCAGTTTATCCACATATATCCTGGATATCACTGATAAGGAAGCTGTGAAGAATTTCCCTTGGCAGATCATCAGCAAACAGGGCCGGGTCGACATGCTCATCAATAATGCCGGCATTATTCAACCCTTTCAGCGCGTGGCGGATCTTGATGACTCCACAATCGAACATGTTATGGATGTTAATTTTTATGGAGCTCTTTATATGACAAGAGCCTTTTTACCCCTGCTTTTAATGCGGTCCGAGGCTTCTATTGTCAATGTCTCGAGCATGGGCGGTTTTTTACCCGTTCCGGGACAAAGCATATACGGGGCGGCGAAGGCGGCGGTAAAAATTATGACAGAGGGATTAAGATCAGAACTGAAGCATACAAATGTAAAGGTTTCAGTCGTCTTTCCGGGAGCCATTAATACCAATATCAAGGCACACTCGGGTGCCGTAGAAGGGGGAGAAGATGGACGGGAAGACGGAAGTCCGAGGGATGACAGAAGCAATAGGGCCAATAAAACACTGTCTCCTGTTCAGGCCGTGCAGATCATCATTAAAGGGATAAAGAAAAATTCTCCCCGAATCTTTGTGGGCAGAGACTCAAGGTTCCTGGACCTGATCTACAGGCTCAACCCTGGTTTCGCATCGAATCTTATTGCGGGATTCATGAAATCTCACATCCCGGAATAA
- a CDS encoding zinc-binding dehydrogenase has protein sequence MRALIYKGVQKVELQEIPMPVCGPDDVIVRNVRAGICGTDVSAYLLGGLYGGIFPESELGHEFGHEMVGFIHETGGNVAALEKGMRVFVNPLTRIPDPSQACMANAFSEYVLVQKAQIDHNIYILPDSLSFDDAVLIEPFSVGTHGKNTAQTKPEDKVIIYGAGTIGLCALSALIAQGNTKIVVVDIDDKRLETVKVLGGIGFNPKSGELYPFLKEHLGEITNIYRTPVIDVDVVIDCAGVPSIPVDFLNYSKPGAKLSCVGMHKKELMLDFSIIMSKQNIILGSRGYTREDIREVIHNLAGKKSSVYKIITHIFRMEEGTEAFLTASDPSQAIKVILDLE, from the coding sequence ATGAGAGCTTTAATTTACAAAGGTGTTCAGAAAGTGGAATTACAGGAGATACCGATGCCAGTCTGCGGACCCGATGATGTGATCGTCCGCAATGTCCGTGCCGGTATCTGCGGAACAGATGTTTCTGCCTATTTATTAGGAGGGTTATATGGGGGAATCTTTCCGGAATCAGAACTGGGCCATGAATTCGGGCATGAAATGGTCGGATTTATCCATGAAACAGGTGGAAACGTGGCAGCTCTGGAAAAGGGAATGCGCGTCTTTGTCAATCCGCTTACCCGAATCCCAGATCCATCACAGGCATGCATGGCCAATGCTTTTTCCGAATACGTCCTGGTTCAGAAGGCACAGATCGATCACAATATTTACATCCTGCCCGATTCTTTGTCCTTCGATGATGCGGTTTTGATAGAACCCTTTTCTGTGGGTACCCATGGAAAGAATACAGCTCAGACAAAGCCGGAAGACAAGGTTATCATTTATGGGGCCGGCACAATCGGCCTTTGTGCCCTGAGTGCTTTGATTGCCCAGGGAAACACAAAAATTGTTGTTGTGGATATTGATGACAAACGTCTTGAAACAGTCAAGGTTCTGGGCGGTATTGGCTTTAATCCAAAATCGGGAGAACTCTATCCCTTTTTGAAGGAACATTTGGGAGAAATAACCAATATATACAGAACCCCGGTGATTGATGTTGATGTGGTCATCGATTGCGCTGGAGTTCCCAGCATACCAGTCGATTTTCTAAACTATTCCAAGCCGGGTGCTAAATTGTCCTGTGTGGGTATGCATAAGAAAGAGCTGATGCTGGATTTTTCAATAATTATGAGCAAACAGAACATCATCCTGGGATCAAGGGGATATACAAGGGAAGATATCAGGGAAGTCATTCATAATCTTGCAGGGAAAAAATCATCAGTTTACAAGATCATCACTCATATATTCAGAATGGAGGAAGGAACAGAAGCATTTTTAACTGCCTCGGACCCGAGTCAGGCTATTAAAGTCATCCTGGATTTAGAGTAG
- a CDS encoding DUF3100 domain-containing protein yields the protein MTEKETLSWRGRSRIFLTLLAVVLVLVIISELIGIVKISVGPGTVVLLPMLFAVILGMLITPDLLGKKIKVLKKIVNEDTIELAGVGVMIALLPLGVRYGTLVGPNIVKVLEAGPALILQELGNLFTPLIALPIALLLGLKREAVGATVSICREPTLGVIGEKYGMSSPEGNGVLGTYMVGTVFGTVFFGFLGSLAVNTGLHPYALAMATGVGSGSMMAAGSAALAVTVPAVMKDTVLAYAATSNMLTGITGIYSVIFLALPFTNWYYNKIEPKINKNKKTVLTTEGE from the coding sequence ATGACTGAAAAAGAAACTTTATCATGGAGGGGACGAAGTCGAATATTTCTAACTCTTCTCGCTGTCGTCCTTGTTCTGGTAATCATTTCAGAGCTTATCGGAATTGTTAAAATCAGTGTTGGTCCGGGGACTGTTGTTCTTTTACCCATGCTGTTTGCAGTAATCCTGGGTATGTTGATCACACCTGATCTTTTAGGTAAAAAGATCAAAGTTCTAAAAAAAATTGTGAATGAAGACACAATTGAATTAGCCGGTGTCGGTGTTATGATTGCCCTTCTTCCCTTAGGTGTTCGATATGGAACTCTTGTCGGTCCCAATATCGTTAAGGTTCTTGAAGCCGGTCCCGCTTTGATTTTACAGGAACTGGGAAATCTTTTTACACCTCTTATCGCCCTTCCTATTGCTCTCCTGCTTGGATTAAAGCGTGAAGCTGTTGGTGCCACTGTCAGTATCTGCCGGGAACCGACTCTGGGTGTTATTGGAGAGAAATACGGAATGAGTTCTCCCGAAGGAAATGGAGTGCTCGGAACCTATATGGTGGGAACTGTATTCGGAACTGTATTTTTTGGTTTCCTCGGATCTCTCGCTGTTAATACTGGTCTTCATCCCTATGCTCTGGCTATGGCAACAGGAGTAGGGAGCGGCAGTATGATGGCTGCAGGATCTGCAGCTCTGGCAGTGACTGTTCCCGCCGTTATGAAAGATACCGTTTTGGCCTATGCCGCCACAAGTAATATGCTCACGGGAATTACGGGGATTTACTCGGTGATCTTCCTGGCACTCCCTTTTACAAACTGGTACTACAACAAAATTGAACCGAAAATCAATAAGAACAAGAAGACTGTTCTTACAACGGAAGGAGAATAA
- a CDS encoding helix-turn-helix domain-containing protein: protein MKNIISLFNWHVELENEEVDSIDDDFLLLENPIISAAFNYPFKVDVTTAIICLKGTMKGRINLKTYETQAPCLFIVLPDQILQYEYLSDDFSGLFIIMSKRFVNSMFMNTQERIPFSISVHKNPWTRLNDEDLKSMIDYYRILQKMVRMKDNPHRREIVKHLLQVFFYTSSYQFHKIPESRNKSKKEILVEEFLLSAQENFSEHRALDFYAEKLCLTPKYLSKVVREFSGSSASEWINNYVILEAKALLKSTNMTIQQISDQLNFPSQSFFGKYFKRHVGHSPHKYRNS, encoded by the coding sequence ATGAAAAATATAATTTCACTTTTTAACTGGCATGTTGAATTGGAAAATGAAGAGGTGGATTCCATAGATGATGATTTTTTATTACTTGAAAATCCCATCATATCAGCCGCATTCAATTATCCCTTCAAGGTTGATGTCACAACGGCCATCATTTGCTTAAAGGGGACAATGAAAGGGAGGATCAACCTGAAAACTTATGAGACTCAGGCTCCCTGCCTCTTTATTGTTCTTCCCGATCAGATTCTGCAATATGAATATTTAAGCGATGATTTTTCAGGGCTGTTCATCATCATGTCCAAGCGATTTGTCAACAGCATGTTTATGAATACACAGGAAAGAATACCCTTCTCCATTTCAGTTCATAAAAATCCCTGGACCCGGCTGAATGATGAAGATCTGAAATCAATGATCGACTATTATCGCATTCTACAAAAGATGGTACGGATGAAAGACAACCCTCACCGCAGGGAAATTGTAAAACACCTGTTACAGGTCTTTTTTTATACTTCCAGCTACCAGTTTCATAAGATCCCTGAAAGCCGGAACAAATCGAAAAAAGAGATTCTTGTTGAAGAGTTTTTATTGAGTGCACAGGAAAACTTCAGTGAACACAGGGCCCTGGATTTTTATGCAGAGAAGCTGTGTCTTACACCGAAGTATCTATCGAAAGTCGTCAGGGAGTTCAGCGGAAGCTCGGCAAGCGAATGGATCAATAATTATGTAATTCTGGAGGCCAAAGCCCTCTTAAAATCAACGAATATGACAATACAGCAAATCAGCGATCAATTGAATTTTCCATCCCAGTCTTTTTTTGGTAAATACTTTAAGCGTCATGTGGGACATTCGCCCCACAAATACAGAAACTCCTAA